In Nitrosarchaeum koreense MY1, one genomic interval encodes:
- a CDS encoding riboflavin synthase: MFTGIVEGIGKIEKISKNTKTRSSIQMTVNLGKHAKGLKIGQSVSLNGVCLTATKLSNSKCIFEMIEETTSKTDLGNLKPGDIVNIERSLKAGARLEGHFVLGHVDGVGTIKKIETKPKEVQVWFELPKNLTKYVVKKGSIAIDGISLTVVDIKNNLASVCLIPHTMEKTNFKIKNVGDKINIETDILGKYILK, encoded by the coding sequence ATGTTTACTGGAATAGTTGAGGGAATAGGAAAAATCGAGAAAATTTCCAAAAACACAAAAACTAGAAGTTCTATTCAAATGACAGTAAATTTAGGAAAACATGCAAAAGGTTTGAAAATAGGACAAAGTGTATCTTTGAATGGAGTTTGTCTTACAGCTACCAAACTTTCGAACTCTAAATGCATTTTTGAAATGATCGAGGAAACTACCAGTAAAACTGATCTAGGGAATCTAAAACCTGGCGATATTGTTAACATTGAAAGAAGTCTAAAAGCTGGCGCTCGATTAGAAGGACATTTTGTTTTAGGTCATGTAGATGGTGTTGGCACCATTAAAAAAATAGAAACTAAACCTAAAGAAGTTCAAGTTTGGTTTGAACTTCCAAAAAACTTGACAAAATATGTTGTCAAAAAAGGTTCAATTGCAATAGATGGAATTAGTCTAACCGTAGTAGATATTAAAAATAATCTTGCTTCAGTATGTCTAATTCCTCATACAATGGAAAAGACCAATTTTAAAATCAAAAATGTTGGTGATAAGATTAACATTGAGACTGATATACTAGGTAAATACATTTTAAAATAA
- a CDS encoding tetratricopeptide repeat protein: MFESGQYDEMYNYCQKLLSNDQNDMVALQNSALALIHLARYEDAIIYCDKVLKIKNYDNYALKNKIYSLEKLKRYNDVIICCNIILEHDSTDTWTFNSLGLSLNELDRHTEAIEFYDKTLKIDSNDITALMNKAISLNHLKNYKESIEFYDKAQIEDPSLNEASIAKSKAFEKLDMTDEAFLAAQGVLVKDMTKIIADAKKNKCTVFHQFCQNEFDELSNKK, translated from the coding sequence ATGTTTGAATCTGGACAATATGATGAAATGTACAATTATTGTCAAAAGTTACTTTCTAATGATCAAAATGATATGGTGGCACTTCAAAATTCTGCATTGGCTTTAATACACTTAGCAAGATATGAGGATGCAATCATCTATTGTGATAAAGTATTAAAAATAAAAAATTATGATAACTATGCTTTAAAAAATAAAATTTACTCCCTTGAAAAATTAAAACGATATAATGATGTTATAATTTGCTGTAACATTATTCTTGAACACGATTCTACAGATACTTGGACATTCAATAGTTTAGGTCTGTCACTAAATGAATTAGATCGACATACAGAAGCTATAGAATTTTATGATAAAACACTAAAAATTGATAGTAACGACATTACTGCATTGATGAATAAGGCTATTTCCTTAAACCATTTAAAAAATTATAAAGAATCTATTGAGTTTTATGATAAAGCACAAATTGAAGATCCTAGCTTAAACGAAGCATCAATTGCTAAATCTAAAGCGTTTGAAAAATTAGATATGACTGATGAGGCTTTTTTAGCCGCACAGGGTGTTTTAGTCAAAGATATGACAAAAATCATTGCTGATGCCAAAAAAAATAAATGTACTGTTTTTCATCAATTCTGTCAAAACGAATTTGATGAATTGTCCAATAAAAAATAA
- a CDS encoding response regulator, which yields MKRSVIVIDDDEDTVRLFGEFLEERGIKVVGSGYDGITAIKLYKEKTPDVVLIDIMMPNGSGFYAIKKIQEINSNAKIIAVSGDGSYSTEEKLEKLSIPLIRKPFNMEQIISVING from the coding sequence ATGAAACGTTCAGTTATTGTAATTGATGATGATGAAGATACAGTTAGATTATTTGGTGAATTTTTGGAGGAAAGGGGCATTAAAGTTGTGGGTAGTGGTTATGATGGTATAACTGCAATCAAACTTTACAAAGAAAAAACCCCTGATGTTGTCTTAATTGATATAATGATGCCAAATGGAAGTGGTTTTTATGCAATCAAAAAAATTCAAGAAATAAATTCTAATGCAAAAATCATCGCGGTGAGTGGAGATGGTAGTTATTCCACTGAAGAAAAATTAGAAAAATTATCTATTCCCTTGATCCGTAAACCGTTTAACATGGAACAAATTATCTCTGTAATTAATGGCTAA
- a CDS encoding HpcH/HpaI aldolase/citrate lyase family protein, translated as MTQLFRSLIFVPGNNSRFLEKAKNIQADVVCFDLEDSVPDEEKNNARKLIQDALKSRQSYKSSIFVRTNSPKSGKIPDDLKTIIQKGIDGIVIPKVNNVAEIKKIEKNLLLLEKNRKLKPIQIIPSIESAEGVVNTYHIASYSKRIQAVVFGVFDLLNDLGIEYSKDSEGGRYSRAKIPVDAKAAGVSAIDAIWQDLKDIKGLEKDCKVGKDLGYAGKSIIHPDQILTTHKVFYPSKKEIQWAEKVYKFYLESTKKGKGATTIDGKMIDEVHFKQAKTVLEIVKSTSI; from the coding sequence ATGACACAGCTTTTTCGCAGTCTTATTTTTGTTCCCGGAAACAATTCTAGGTTTTTAGAAAAAGCAAAAAATATTCAAGCTGATGTAGTCTGTTTTGATTTAGAAGATTCCGTACCAGATGAGGAAAAAAATAATGCTAGAAAATTAATTCAAGATGCACTAAAATCACGTCAATCTTACAAATCATCAATTTTTGTGCGTACAAATTCTCCAAAATCTGGAAAAATTCCAGATGATCTCAAAACAATTATTCAAAAAGGAATTGATGGAATAGTGATTCCTAAAGTAAACAATGTTGCTGAGATAAAAAAAATTGAAAAGAATCTTTTATTATTGGAAAAGAATCGTAAACTAAAACCAATTCAAATAATTCCTTCTATTGAATCAGCTGAAGGAGTAGTTAACACATATCATATTGCATCCTATAGTAAAAGAATCCAAGCAGTAGTTTTTGGAGTTTTTGATCTCTTAAATGATTTAGGAATTGAATACTCAAAAGATTCAGAAGGTGGAAGATATTCTAGGGCAAAAATTCCAGTAGATGCAAAAGCAGCAGGAGTTTCTGCAATTGATGCCATTTGGCAAGACCTTAAAGACATTAAGGGATTAGAAAAAGATTGTAAAGTTGGAAAGGATCTTGGTTATGCAGGAAAAAGTATCATACATCCTGACCAAATATTAACAACTCACAAAGTTTTCTATCCAAGTAAAAAAGAAATTCAATGGGCAGAAAAAGTTTACAAATTTTATTTAGAATCAACAAAAAAAGGAAAAGGAGCTACAACTATAGATGGAAAAATGATTGATGAGGTTCACTTTAAGCAAGCTAAAACCGTACTTGAAATTGTAAAATCTACATCAATTTAG
- a CDS encoding zinc-binding dehydrogenase: MKAVVYEEYAPDDNYAKILKVKDIPDPKPKANEVVFKLKAAALNYNDIWGMRGVPIAIPLPHVSGSDAAGDVVAVGEDVKTIKVGDRVVSHSNLSCRTCALCTSGREFDCTNRQVWGFQTGPLWGAYSELVHLPEVNVSKIPEGVSYEDAAAASMTILTSWHMLVGRAKITPGQTVLIMGGGSGVGSFGIQIAKLYNCTVIATASADKLDKCKALGADYAVDHRKEDWHKEVFKITKDIAAKTGVRPGIDLTFDHIGETHFNKQLTLLNYGGTLVSCGATTGYDAKIDLRHIFFKGINVLGSTQGTKAEMDLGLYWMGKGKIKAEIDSTYTFEQAAEAHTKMLSGKFFGKIMMKPENA, from the coding sequence TTGAAAGCTGTAGTTTACGAAGAATATGCTCCTGATGATAATTATGCAAAAATTTTAAAAGTAAAAGATATTCCTGATCCAAAACCAAAAGCAAATGAAGTTGTGTTCAAACTAAAAGCAGCAGCTCTTAACTATAATGATATCTGGGGAATGAGAGGTGTACCAATTGCTATCCCATTACCACACGTATCTGGTTCTGATGCTGCAGGAGATGTTGTTGCAGTAGGAGAAGATGTAAAAACTATCAAAGTAGGGGATAGAGTTGTCTCACATTCAAATCTTTCATGTAGAACATGTGCATTATGTACATCAGGTAGAGAATTTGATTGTACCAATAGACAAGTTTGGGGATTCCAAACAGGTCCACTCTGGGGTGCATATAGTGAATTAGTACATCTACCAGAAGTTAATGTATCAAAAATTCCAGAAGGAGTTTCTTATGAAGATGCAGCAGCAGCTTCAATGACGATTCTTACTTCTTGGCATATGTTAGTTGGAAGAGCCAAAATTACACCTGGACAAACTGTTCTAATTATGGGTGGAGGTTCTGGTGTTGGCAGTTTTGGAATTCAAATTGCAAAACTCTACAATTGCACTGTTATTGCAACTGCTAGTGCAGATAAACTGGATAAATGCAAAGCATTAGGTGCTGATTATGCAGTAGATCATAGAAAAGAAGACTGGCACAAAGAAGTCTTTAAAATTACAAAAGATATTGCTGCAAAAACTGGTGTTAGGCCAGGAATTGATTTGACATTTGACCATATTGGAGAAACTCACTTTAACAAACAATTGACCCTGCTTAACTATGGAGGAACACTTGTTTCATGTGGAGCTACTACTGGATATGATGCAAAAATTGATCTTAGACACATCTTCTTTAAAGGAATCAATGTGTTAGGTTCAACTCAAGGAACTAAAGCTGAAATGGATCTTGGTTTGTATTGGATGGGTAAGGGTAAAATTAAAGCAGAAATTGATTCTACTTATACATTTGAACAAGCTGCAGAAGCACATACAAAAATGCTCTCTGGAAAGTTCTTTGGCAAAATTATGATGAAGCCAGAAAACGCATAA
- a CDS encoding DNA-binding protein produces the protein MSFSESPDQDKQNHDMTAQKEQVLKQILSPDARMRLNNIKMVKPELSDLVEQYLIGMASQGKMNSQINDNQLKQILLSIQQPKRDFKINRI, from the coding sequence ATGAGTTTTTCTGAATCACCTGATCAAGATAAACAAAATCACGATATGACTGCTCAAAAAGAGCAAGTCCTCAAACAAATACTTTCTCCAGATGCAAGAATGAGATTAAATAACATCAAGATGGTCAAACCTGAATTATCTGATTTAGTAGAGCAGTATCTAATTGGAATGGCATCACAAGGAAAGATGAATTCTCAAATTAATGACAATCAACTTAAACAAATTTTATTATCAATTCAACAACCAAAACGTGATTTTAAGATAAATCGTATCTAA
- a CDS encoding 30S ribosomal protein S19e, with protein MAKVYDVPSDVLISRLAAILKNEDIPAPSWIPFVKTGAHADKPPQDRDWWHTRCASLMRKIYLHGPLGINELRKIYGGGRPSGYGAAHHKDAGGAIIRNAIQGLEKLGYVEKVEKKGRVISKKGMQKLDRLSTEILNELIVVNPQLKIYS; from the coding sequence ATGGCAAAGGTATACGATGTACCATCTGATGTATTGATTAGTAGATTGGCAGCTATTTTAAAAAATGAAGATATTCCTGCTCCTTCTTGGATTCCATTTGTAAAAACTGGAGCTCATGCAGATAAACCACCTCAAGACAGAGATTGGTGGCATACAAGATGTGCATCACTAATGAGAAAAATTTACCTTCATGGTCCACTTGGAATTAACGAATTAAGAAAAATTTATGGTGGAGGTAGACCATCTGGATATGGTGCTGCTCATCATAAGGATGCTGGAGGCGCAATAATTCGTAATGCAATTCAAGGATTAGAGAAGCTTGGATATGTTGAGAAAGTTGAGAAAAAAGGCCGTGTCATTTCAAAAAAAGGAATGCAAAAATTAGATAGATTATCAACAGAAATTCTAAACGAACTGATCGTTGTAAATCCTCAACTAAAAATATACTCTTAG
- a CDS encoding ribonuclease P protein component 4: MQILINSAISNAKMNPILSQRQALLAQRISTRHKIRMPYELKIVFCKKCKSFIAPGINSKIRLGRTSIKSIRISCNLCGHTYRKIIAQ; the protein is encoded by the coding sequence ATGCAGATTTTAATTAATAGTGCAATTTCTAATGCAAAAATGAATCCAATACTATCTCAGAGACAGGCATTGCTGGCACAACGAATTAGCACAAGACACAAAATTCGCATGCCTTATGAATTAAAAATTGTATTTTGTAAAAAATGTAAATCATTTATCGCTCCAGGGATAAATTCTAAAATTCGATTGGGCAGAACATCAATAAAGTCGATCAGAATTTCGTGTAACCTTTGTGGGCATACTTATCGCAAAATAATAGCTCAATGA
- a CDS encoding Suppressor Mra1 family protein has product MLSLILAESALETVPPELQDHSSVISHAQKLGKHPSEILLDNSWHFAAMKGINDEIKRGRPDLVHFSILEATTIPLYSQNKIKIYIHTIDDNVIYIGENVHIPKSYHRFEGLIEKLYLEKTIQSDKDVLLEIKKKSFTELINEIKPSKIIGFSTKGELSSFEKISSQISDNSCIVIGGFQKGHFSASINNKINRLFSVGNLSYEAHVVIARMLYEYEKTVFM; this is encoded by the coding sequence ATGCTCTCTCTGATTTTAGCAGAATCTGCATTAGAAACAGTTCCTCCAGAACTACAAGATCATTCTTCAGTAATCTCACATGCACAAAAACTTGGAAAACATCCGTCTGAAATATTGCTTGATAACTCATGGCATTTTGCTGCAATGAAAGGAATCAACGATGAAATAAAAAGAGGAAGACCTGATCTAGTTCATTTTTCTATATTGGAAGCTACAACAATTCCATTATACTCACAAAATAAAATTAAAATTTATATTCACACAATTGATGATAACGTAATTTACATTGGAGAAAACGTTCACATTCCAAAATCATATCATAGATTTGAAGGTCTTATTGAAAAATTATATTTAGAAAAAACCATACAATCTGACAAAGATGTGTTATTGGAAATTAAAAAAAAATCGTTTACTGAGTTAATCAATGAGATAAAACCATCCAAGATTATTGGATTTTCAACTAAAGGAGAACTAAGCTCATTTGAAAAAATTAGCTCTCAAATTTCAGATAATTCTTGTATAGTTATAGGTGGATTTCAAAAAGGCCACTTTTCTGCGTCAATAAACAATAAAATAAATCGCTTATTTTCAGTTGGTAACTTGTCTTATGAGGCTCATGTAGTGATTGCACGTATGCTCTACGAGTATGAAAAAACCGTTTTTATGTAG
- a CDS encoding adenosylcobalamin-dependent ribonucleoside-diphosphate reductase: MDKSQIESTINEIRKRSGAITAFNQNKISNAIYKALAATSKADRALADQLANKVVQKLVEQGFTNSRAPSVEDIQDIVESTLIDCGNSDIAKAYIVYRHERRKLRDEKMKVLNLKSLDPVSKNFDLNCLRVLASRYLFRNNKNEIIESPTQMFERVAILVGIGDVLYDSKVFEKTGNIAQDIEEARTYLEKLDNFDYKFKIGEYFLNKWHFRSLINHYVTLASKGQMKVSFKDLLTLLAAKELDGYADKITEYFELMTAQDFLPNSPTMMNAGGRLGQLSACFVLGMPDDMEKIMKSTSDAALIFKSGGGVGINYSDLREEGDIVASTSGVASGPVSFMNIINTVTEVVKQGGKRRGANMGIIEAWHPDVEKFITNKTEPGVLENFNVSVGIWEDFWNALVNTSDGKYMLRSPRDRKPVKEINAHQLIDLIALSAWKSAEPGLIFFDQINKYNVFAKARQAPLRATNPCGEQSLYPYESCNLGSINLVNLVKRKADGEYEFDWQRYEETIRKTTRFLDNIIDVNHYPVKEIDIASKDSRRIGLGVMGVADLLYKLKIPYNSKEGYDLQSKLSEALTYYSMEESVALAKSRGEFPLCSKTEYPEGKIPIAGYYEKPKESHCYEWDALIDKIKKHGIRNVLTTTVAPTGTLSMIADCSNGMEPAFALVFEKRVTVGRFFYTNKIVEQVLKEHGLYSDELLAKIADNYGSLKGIPEIPQWMQDVYVTAMDIHWADHLMAQGVWQDWIGNAIAKTINMPYDVTAEDVKSAYLLAHELGLKGITVYRDGSRHKQVLHMTSENAQKIFDVTPSEHVTRYVTTMISNPYIKSHVHDSLELKVHDEEITSEPTRQEVSEDRLCPTCKNNLVFVEGCSICIECGYSGCTSG, from the coding sequence TTGGATAAATCACAAATAGAAAGTACTATCAATGAGATCCGTAAGCGCAGTGGCGCTATAACGGCCTTCAATCAAAATAAAATTTCAAACGCTATATACAAAGCGTTGGCAGCCACCTCTAAAGCCGACCGTGCGCTAGCCGATCAACTTGCAAATAAAGTTGTACAAAAATTAGTCGAACAGGGGTTCACAAATTCTAGAGCTCCCAGCGTTGAGGATATTCAAGATATTGTAGAGTCAACTCTTATCGATTGTGGAAACAGCGACATTGCAAAAGCATACATCGTTTACAGACATGAACGAAGAAAATTAAGGGATGAAAAAATGAAAGTCTTAAACCTAAAATCTTTAGATCCGGTCTCTAAGAATTTTGATCTAAATTGCTTGAGAGTATTGGCATCTAGATATCTTTTCAGAAATAACAAAAATGAAATCATTGAATCACCAACTCAAATGTTTGAAAGAGTTGCAATTCTTGTTGGAATAGGTGATGTCTTATATGATTCAAAAGTGTTTGAAAAAACTGGAAATATTGCCCAAGATATTGAAGAAGCACGCACATATCTTGAGAAATTAGATAATTTTGATTACAAATTCAAAATTGGAGAATATTTTCTCAACAAGTGGCACTTTAGATCACTGATCAATCACTATGTGACTCTTGCAAGTAAAGGTCAGATGAAAGTCAGCTTTAAAGATCTTCTAACATTGCTTGCAGCAAAAGAATTAGATGGATACGCAGACAAAATCACAGAATATTTTGAATTGATGACAGCACAAGACTTTCTGCCAAATTCACCCACAATGATGAATGCTGGTGGTAGACTTGGTCAGCTCTCTGCATGTTTTGTTCTTGGAATGCCAGATGACATGGAAAAAATCATGAAATCCACTTCAGATGCAGCACTAATATTCAAATCTGGAGGCGGAGTTGGAATCAACTATTCTGATCTTCGTGAAGAAGGTGATATTGTTGCATCAACATCAGGTGTAGCATCAGGTCCAGTATCTTTTATGAATATCATCAATACCGTGACTGAAGTTGTAAAACAAGGCGGAAAAAGAAGAGGAGCTAACATGGGAATCATTGAAGCTTGGCATCCTGATGTTGAAAAATTCATCACAAATAAAACCGAACCTGGTGTTTTGGAAAACTTTAACGTCAGTGTAGGTATTTGGGAAGACTTTTGGAATGCACTTGTAAATACATCTGATGGAAAGTACATGCTACGTAGTCCACGTGACAGAAAGCCAGTAAAAGAAATCAATGCACATCAGTTAATTGACTTGATAGCTCTTTCTGCATGGAAGAGTGCAGAACCTGGATTGATCTTCTTTGATCAAATTAACAAATACAATGTATTTGCCAAAGCAAGACAAGCTCCACTAAGAGCTACAAACCCATGTGGCGAACAAAGTCTTTATCCATACGAATCATGTAATCTTGGTTCTATCAACTTGGTAAATCTTGTAAAGAGAAAAGCTGATGGAGAATACGAATTTGATTGGCAAAGATATGAAGAAACAATCAGAAAGACTACCAGATTCTTAGATAACATCATTGATGTAAATCACTATCCTGTAAAAGAAATTGATATTGCATCAAAAGATTCTAGAAGAATTGGATTGGGTGTAATGGGAGTAGCAGATCTATTATACAAATTAAAGATTCCATACAACTCCAAAGAAGGATACGATCTACAATCAAAACTATCTGAAGCATTGACTTATTATTCAATGGAAGAAAGCGTAGCACTTGCAAAATCTAGAGGTGAATTCCCACTATGCTCAAAAACAGAATATCCTGAAGGAAAGATTCCAATTGCAGGATATTATGAGAAACCTAAAGAGTCTCACTGTTATGAATGGGATGCACTAATTGATAAGATCAAGAAACATGGAATAAGAAATGTTCTGACTACTACAGTAGCTCCAACAGGAACATTATCTATGATTGCAGATTGTTCAAACGGAATGGAGCCAGCATTTGCTCTAGTCTTTGAGAAGAGAGTAACAGTAGGTAGATTCTTCTACACCAACAAAATTGTTGAACAAGTACTCAAAGAACATGGTCTATACAGCGATGAACTCCTTGCAAAGATTGCAGACAATTATGGTTCACTAAAAGGAATTCCTGAAATTCCTCAATGGATGCAAGATGTCTATGTAACTGCAATGGATATTCACTGGGCAGATCATCTAATGGCCCAAGGCGTATGGCAAGATTGGATTGGAAATGCAATTGCCAAGACAATTAACATGCCATACGATGTTACAGCAGAAGATGTAAAATCTGCATATCTGTTGGCACATGAACTGGGACTAAAAGGAATTACAGTATATCGTGATGGTTCAAGACACAAACAAGTACTTCACATGACAAGTGAAAACGCACAAAAAATATTTGATGTTACACCAAGTGAACACGTTACTAGATATGTAACAACTATGATATCAAATCCATACATCAAATCACATGTACATGATTCACTTGAACTCAAAGTTCATGATGAAGAAATTACATCTGAACCTACTAGACAAGAAGTATCAGAAGATCGTTTATGCCCGACATGCAAAAACAACCTTGTGTTTGTAGAAGGATGTAGTATTTGCATCGAATGCGGATACAGCGGTTGTACTTCGGGATGA
- the nrdD gene encoding anaerobic ribonucleoside-triphosphate reductase, with product MELDEELEEPKRSGILQSTSKRVRMIFSVMASPNRIDILRILNSKGPLTYSELKSLAGFKSKKESGKFAYHLRKLLRQSLVALNKSERRYTITNLGKLVLSLARQIEERSIIESGKMYVRTSHESIEEFNSHKIIQSLVREGSLPLELAQKITEEVENRIYKYQTTYLTGSLIREMVNSVLLEHGHEEYRNKLARLGLPVYDVQEMLTNLDNVDNGAEGLLFNTGQKVFAEHLLTNVLPKDVADSHLSGDMHISNPGIWSMIPDTIFVNVKELIEDGVILGGKYLDVSRITSSKTLDDVTSSLSIIISLLSKEASQEIVLDGLIPLFTKHAKNIPELEQKLTDAFSTASTTSKYNRKSTDVSIRLQLGSDLKIVNAIINAYKNYTKITPIPKIGLIVDFDKGKITDVSDALSEIITIGGKVMFAKGEVSSYGITNGTTKNSGPLAITLQSVSINLPRLAFESNKDETYFRARLALLMKPALSSMALRKKDISDLTRRGLNPILAKNTQYMQRSSVSLIVNLVGLKESVFNILGFQDNKEGRDVLNKVIETAVDVAAKKGKELGDTVAISMIETEGSSRFANLDGEKYGKNSALNSMDGDSYSQGIVLKASEISDYTTKTEIITECTRLSKLLNGGLLVKLDIDQNATQADIKKSIEKAAELTSSFKPVKKVALCGECGFKDEPFVDKCPKCKSSYVI from the coding sequence ATGGAATTGGATGAAGAGCTAGAAGAGCCAAAGCGAAGCGGAATTCTTCAATCCACGTCAAAACGTGTAAGAATGATCTTTTCTGTAATGGCAAGTCCTAACAGAATCGATATTTTACGAATCTTAAATTCAAAGGGTCCTCTGACTTATTCTGAATTAAAGTCATTAGCTGGATTCAAATCTAAAAAAGAGAGTGGAAAATTTGCATACCACTTAAGAAAATTATTGAGACAATCACTTGTAGCACTCAATAAATCTGAAAGACGTTATACAATTACAAATCTTGGAAAATTGGTCTTGAGCTTAGCAAGACAAATTGAAGAACGTTCAATTATTGAAAGTGGTAAGATGTATGTCAGAACATCCCATGAATCAATTGAAGAATTTAATTCTCATAAAATTATTCAATCACTTGTACGCGAAGGTAGCTTACCACTAGAATTAGCCCAAAAAATTACTGAAGAAGTTGAAAATAGAATTTACAAATATCAGACAACCTATCTTACAGGTTCTCTTATTCGAGAAATGGTAAATTCGGTCCTTTTGGAGCATGGTCATGAAGAATACCGCAACAAACTGGCACGCCTAGGCTTGCCTGTATATGATGTTCAAGAGATGCTTACAAATCTAGATAATGTAGATAATGGCGCAGAAGGCTTACTTTTCAATACGGGTCAAAAAGTGTTTGCAGAACATTTACTCACAAATGTATTGCCAAAAGATGTTGCAGATTCCCATCTTTCTGGTGATATGCACATTTCAAATCCTGGAATATGGTCAATGATACCTGATACAATATTTGTTAATGTAAAAGAACTGATTGAAGATGGAGTTATTCTTGGCGGAAAATATCTTGATGTATCAAGAATTACATCATCAAAAACACTAGACGATGTCACATCTTCTTTATCTATTATCATTTCATTACTTTCCAAAGAAGCTTCACAAGAAATTGTTCTTGATGGATTAATTCCATTATTTACAAAACATGCAAAGAACATTCCAGAATTAGAACAAAAACTGACAGATGCATTTTCTACTGCTTCCACTACATCAAAGTATAATAGAAAAAGTACTGATGTTTCAATTAGACTTCAATTAGGCTCTGATCTAAAAATTGTTAATGCAATAATTAATGCTTACAAGAATTACACAAAGATAACTCCAATTCCAAAAATTGGTTTAATTGTTGATTTCGATAAAGGAAAAATCACTGATGTCTCTGATGCATTATCTGAAATTATTACAATTGGTGGCAAAGTCATGTTTGCAAAAGGTGAAGTATCAAGTTATGGTATTACAAATGGCACAACTAAAAATTCTGGTCCACTTGCAATTACACTACAATCTGTATCGATCAATCTTCCAAGACTTGCATTTGAATCCAACAAAGATGAAACGTACTTTAGAGCAAGACTCGCATTGCTAATGAAACCCGCATTATCTTCTATGGCATTAAGAAAGAAAGACATCTCTGATCTTACACGAAGAGGATTAAATCCAATACTTGCAAAAAATACTCAATATATGCAAAGAAGTTCTGTGTCTCTAATTGTTAATCTAGTAGGTTTGAAAGAATCTGTCTTCAATATACTTGGTTTCCAAGATAATAAAGAAGGGAGAGACGTACTCAATAAAGTAATAGAAACTGCAGTTGATGTTGCTGCTAAGAAAGGTAAGGAACTCGGTGATACTGTAGCGATATCCATGATTGAAACAGAAGGATCTAGCCGATTTGCAAACCTAGATGGTGAAAAATATGGTAAAAATTCTGCACTAAACTCTATGGATGGTGACTCTTATTCACAAGGAATAGTGTTAAAAGCATCTGAGATATCTGACTATACAACTAAGACTGAGATTATCACTGAATGCACTAGACTATCTAAATTACTTAATGGTGGTTTACTAGTTAAACTAGACATTGATCAGAACGCCACTCAAGCTGATATTAAAAAATCAATTGAGAAAGCAGCAGAGCTTACATCTTCCTTTAAGCCTGTGAAAAAAGTAGCACTCTGTGGTGAATGCGGATTCAAAGATGAACCCTTTGTTGACAAATGTCCAAAGTGTAAGTCTTCATATGTCATCTGA
- a CDS encoding Zn-ribbon domain-containing OB-fold protein gives MTIEEQLIEYAKQGKLLTHKCTKCGYIHLSTAYYCLKCGSKGFEDLVLDGVGSIATYTIITVAPAGFEKFTPYAFVVLQLDNTHLRISGFMAGIATPEDLPVGTRARIAGFEDGCGIIIKKQ, from the coding sequence ATGACTATTGAAGAACAACTTATTGAATATGCAAAACAAGGTAAACTCTTAACTCACAAATGTACAAAGTGCGGATACATTCACTTGTCTACTGCCTATTACTGCCTAAAATGTGGAAGTAAGGGCTTTGAGGATCTTGTTTTAGACGGAGTAGGCTCAATTGCCACTTATACGATAATAACTGTGGCTCCTGCGGGATTTGAAAAATTTACACCTTATGCATTTGTGGTACTTCAGTTAGACAACACACATTTGAGAATTTCAGGATTTATGGCTGGAATTGCAACACCTGAAGATCTACCTGTAGGAACTAGAGCAAGAATAGCCGGCTTTGAAGATGGTTGTGGAATCATTATTAAAAAACAGTAA